From one Plasmodium malariae genome assembly, chromosome: 12 genomic stretch:
- the PmUG01_12046000 gene encoding proteasome subunit beta type-2, putative, whose translation MDTLIGLKGKDFIVLAADTYSINSIIKLKNDDKTKFYDINGNKCLLLGGSIGDRIQFGEFIRKNIHLYQYQNSTDLYVKSFAYFTRKNLAYYLRRNPYEVNCLIAGFDNKDGYQLYWCDYLSNMDSVNKGAHGYGAYLVNAILDKYYHENMNLEEALLIFKKCFEELKKRFLLTQINYELRIMSGNKIEAQHVTI comes from the exons ATGGATACACTAATCGGTTTAAAGGGAAAAGATTTTATAGTACTAGCAGCAGATACGTATAGTATTAActcaattataaaattaaaaaatgatgataaaacaaaattttatgatattaatGGAAACAAATGTTTACTATTAGGAGGTTCCATTGGTGATCGTATTCAATTTGGGGAATTTATTAGAAAGAACATTCACCTATATCAGTATCAGAATTCAACTgatttatatgttaaatcttttgcttattttacaagaaaaaatttagCTTACTATTTGAGGAGAAACCCATACGAAGTGAATTGCTTAATAGCTGGCTTTGACAAT AAAGATGGTTATCAGTTATACTGGTGTGACTACTTAAGTAACATGGATTCCGTAAACAAAGGGGCACATGGATATGGTGCCTATCTGGTAAATGCAATTTTagataaatattatcatgaaaatatgaatttagaAGAAGcattacttatttttaaaaaatgttttgaaGAACTGAAAAAAAGATTTCTTTTAACACAAATTAATTACGAATTGAGAATTATGTCTGGTAACAAAATAGAGGCACAACACGTAaccatttaa
- the PmUG01_12046100 gene encoding conserved Plasmodium protein, unknown function, which translates to MTNVITLLFVLFVCILKYNWGYKEKINYPRFFLDNSSNVTQNKIMFMGKYDNIKKRCRNKLNDNNNINVGELKIGKVYDVINNDIYVKLKNENEDTVIIKRENNYLLENELLYDYLVNSNLIGRALYSKLLKRMTENGEGKKGTNGASASSLLSVSTDAIDVDASTDSTDSSNCVVLIKEINEKDEIVGELYTNEISKRKEKIYDKLTELKNLEKRIFIKIIKNVRNKYFVVLINDCIRGYLLYDEEDKDEKTLLLNSLKGLAQKLSAYIIDVNKKLEYVFLSLKKYAKHILNEKLEELQHTVIVENLFENNYFKAEVSHFCNEGNNIIVKIFESKNNTIKVKIKSHHIINTRNILRNFDQLKSKVITNEFMKHSTNTSDEGQEEKKNFSQMEIQKDDYDEYNTLQQNKKRKGMSKKEYMEKFKKFKEELYGCKEVDALKYINVDDYIYKKEKLLYVRIINKTLDKNMYEGSMINGDTLNQEIYNLMTKMASKQNIVTEYDDKLRYPSSVLGFFNNYVILSTRILRPDVNNGDIGSGNSGDGHSANVATTGCSKVGGENVKDVITLIEKRYIDYENLKKGDIFFTRFDNIKRRNIRNIFHLPNSTINKVYNTYFKREKDMLILNSIREKKKNIQERDPKRDNNAEETDVRTYVSSGSGECIGRDEGRISDGNSDMPSKYIERNKALDQKIFEEIFFEKHNIYIMRGELHKDTEYRLNKNNIDKSFKSLKHICDTYYSGINKAYHLYPSIREEYILAYLGKDNYKMYRKMVADYFSLNENSYKELLQVECEELASTVFDFVYENPKELTVELVNNYNRHLYEKMKKLNINELNYVLKDLKKLKNKLFIYPCSYETKKGRINLVLNNQKPITKQHIMNLNIDEDVKRELLKAYKNFINPLDYIKDLILKKKQAKCRENSKMPVIYLLVEETINLYENSAKDVEPHTEEQLEVFKAHILKKRKNVHIVENDNDNFRGDLFDPENSQLRRILNMIKEDLEKQKKKNKMDEVDKYYEEEQKSYSDATDLYKIFPQLEEMDKLTEDMFYMKIPFVE; encoded by the exons ATGACAAACGTTATTACCCTTTTATTCGTCCTGTTTGTGTGCATTCTAAAGTATAATTGGGGTTATAAGGAGAAGATAAATTATCCTCGTTTCTTTTTggataatagtagtaatgttacacagaataaaataatgttcatgggaaaatatgataatattaagaaaaggtgtaggaataaattaaatgataataataacataaatgtaggagaattaaaaattggaaaagtgtatgatgttataaataatgatatatatgttaaattaaaaaatgagaatGAAGATACagttattataaaaagggAGAATAATTACTTACTAGAAAACGAGCTTTTGTATGACTACCTCGTCAACTCCAATTTGATTGGAAGGGCGTTGTACAGTAAACTGTTGAAAAGGATGACTGAAAATGGTGAAGGCAAAAAGGGCACTAACGGTGCAAGCGCGTCAAGCTTGTTAAGCGTGTCAACTGATGCTATCGATGTTGATGCTTCAACCGATTCAACTGATTCATCCAACTGCGTAGTTTTAATCAAAGAAATAAACGAAAAGGACGAAATTGTGGGGGAGTTGTACACAAATGAAATAAGTAAGAGGAAAGAGAAAATTTATGACAAATTAACTGaactaaaaaatttagaaaaaaggatttttataaaaattataaaaaatgtaagaaataaatattttgtagttttaataaatgattGTATTAGAGGATATTTACTATATGATGAAGAGGACAAGGATGAAAAAACATTGTTACTCAATTCATTGAAGGGGCTAGCACAAAAACTAAGTGCATACATAATTGACGTAAATAAGAAGCTAGAATATGTGTTtctatcattaaaaaaatatgctaagcatattttaaatgaaaagttaGAAGAATTACAACATACAGTCATTGTAGAGAATTTATTTGagaataattatttcaaaGCAGAAGTATCTCATTTCTGTAATGaaggaaataatataatagtaaaaatatttgaaagcaaaaataatactataaaggttaaaataaaatctcatcatattattaatacaagaaatatattacGTAATTTTGAtcaattaaaaagtaaagtTATCACTAACGAGTTTATGAAACATAGTACTAATACATCTGATGAAGgacaagaagaaaaaaaaaatttttctcaAATGGAAATACAGAAGGATGATTATGatgaatataatacattacaacaaaacaaaaaaagaaaaggtatgtctaaaaaggaatatatggaaaaattcaaaaagtTTAAAGAAGAACTCTACGGTTGTAAGGAAGTAGATGCATTAAAGTACATCAATGTtgatgattatatatataaaaaagaaaaacttcTTTACgttagaattattaataaaacattagataaaaatatgtatgaaGGTAGTATGATAAATGGTGATACCTTAAAccaagaaatatataatcttATGACAAAAATGGCGAGTAAGCAAAATATTGTTACGGAGTATGATGACAAGTTGAGGTATCCCTCCAGTGTACTCGGCTTTTTCAATAATTATGTTATTCTGTCCACTAGAATTTTGAGGCCCGACGTAAACAATGGTGATATTGGTAGTGGTAATAGTGGAGATGGACACAGCGCGAACGTAGCAACAACCGGATGCAGCAAAGTTGGAGGGGAAAACGTGAAAGACGTTATTACGCTTATAGAGAAGCGGTACATAGATTATGAAAACCTTAAAAAGGGagacattttttttactcgatttgataatataaaaaggcgTAATATTCGTAATATATTTCACTTGCCCAATAGtacaataaataaagtatataatacttattttaaaagagaaaaagatatGCTCATACTCAACAGTAttagggaaaaaaaaaagaacatacaGGAACGTGATCCGAAAAGAGATAACAATGCAGAAGAGACGGATGTTCGCACATATGTAAGTAGCGGAAGTGGTGAGTGTATTGGCAGGGATGAGGGTCGCATCAGTGATGGGAATAGCGATATGCCAAGTAAGTATATAGAAAGGAATAAAGCACTggatcaaaaaatatttgaagaaatatttttcgaaaaacataatatatacatcatGAGGGGAGAACTACACAAAGATACAGAATATcgtttaaataaaaacaatatagaTAAAAGCTTTAAATCATTGAAGCATATATGTGATACGTATTATTCTGGTATTAACAAAGCGTATCATCTCTACCCGAGTATAAGGGAGGAATATATTTTGGCCTATTTAGGAAAGGATAACtataaaatgtatagaaAAATGGTTGCTGATTACTTTTCGTTAAATGAAAACTCATATAAAGAACTTTTACAAGTTGAATGTGAAGAACTGGCAAGCACTGTTTTTGATTTTGTATATGAAAACCCGAAAGAACTAACAGTAGAATTggttaataattataatagacatttatatgaaaaaatgaaaaagcttaacataaatgaattaaattatgtattaaaagatttaaaaaaattaaaaaataaattatttatatatccaTGTAGTTATGAAactaaaaaaggaagaataaACTTAGTATTAAATAATCAAAAACCAATTACAAAACAGCATATTATGAACTTAAATATTGATGAAGATGTAAAAAGAGAGTTATTAAaagcatataaaaattttatcaatCCACttgattatataaaagatttaatattaaaaaaaaaacaagccAAATGCAGAGAAAACAGTAAAATGCCTGTTATTTATCTCTTAGTTGAAGAAACTATAAACTTGTATGAAAATTCAGCAAAAGATGTGGAACCTCATACGGAAGAACAACTTGAGGTCTTCAAGGCCCacattttaaagaaaagaaaaaatgtacatattgtTGAGAAcgataatgataattttcgGGGCGATTTATTTGATCCCGAGAACAGCCAACTTAGGAGAATTCTGAACATGATAAAAGA GGACCTGGAAAagcagaagaaaaaaaacaagatgGATGAAGTGGACAAGTACTACGAAGAAGAACAGAAAAGTTATTCCGATGCAACTGATCTGTACAAAATTTTCCCCCAATTGGAAGAAATGGACAAATTAACTGAAGATATGTTTTACATGAAAATTCCTTTTGTCGAGTAA
- the PmUG01_12046200 gene encoding conserved Plasmodium protein, unknown function, with the protein MRKKIVVITHNIFVKGSSFCIKQRKWEHPFFGRKQNIATNISENKEIKIKDIGDIKLKSVKKNKNIIKDENNDEDVYIMNGKIQYAQKSKKGKNELKTKHPHKKIKSSDNANSVLYTKFSDSVKKNNIKEVDEINLKVNSFEGLKVGKLNTEEKKIQVKRCLNDNTKINDNHSNVVPIVVKDNGNVSNSLLKNTISEYSTTHDEEYKAVQCEKIKPVDFYSKKQSNEPLCRYDLKNDDNFFTRNHEVEAQSGSIAHMNSTSHMSSTSHMSNTSHTSNTSHTSNTSHTSNTSHTSNTSHTSNTSHTSSTSHTSSTSHTNVSKSESERNCGKDEKARKSQGTSEANSTSANQNVDTNIPHKNNSNKIVKHDIYEVLNEINLENNKKEIENFLNSFLLYKNKNSTSIIGNYISLYFCNILSEDLKDLKYTYFDGVKLCVNTFFSALKELDEDQLSKMTNIYLEEYFLKIFRILKTHNINFQFDNIEIENMKLLYVYNILGLVRNAGKRTKKENIKKFLYQYICVENKDLAQLKSSNKMKFLSNIIKNGVTTRMHMLVTLSYDMCSFNTVSSDCITKTKFKNINLEFIFENQLENPFFSLHSPDSIDLKSSGWYLVDVNQILNGNLPYE; encoded by the coding sequence atgagaaaaaaaattgtggtAATTACACATAACATATTTGTTAAAGGAAGTTCCTTTTGTATCAAGCAAAGAAAATGGGAACATCCTTTTTTTGGTAGGAAACAAAACATTGCTACTAACATTtcagaaaataaagaaataaagattAAAGATATTGgggatataaaattaaaaagtgtgaaaaaaaataaaaatattataaaggatgaaaataatgatgaagatgtatatataatgaatggGAAAATACAATATGcgcaaaaaagtaaaaaaggaaaaaatgaattaaaaacaaaacatccacataaaaaaataaaatcgtCAGACAATGCGAATAGTGTATTATATACTAAGTTCAGCGATAGTGTGAAGAAGAATAACATAAAAGAAGTcgatgaaataaatttaaaggTAAACAGTTTTGAAGGGCTAAAAGTAGGAAAACTTAATActgaagagaaaaaaatacaagtCAAAAGGTGTCTGAATGACAACACCAAAATTAATGATAATCATAGTAATGTAGTACCTATAGTAGTTAAAGATAATGGTAACGTAAGTAATAGCCTACTTAAGAATACTATATCAGAATACTCCACTACTCATGATGAGGAATATAAAGCCGTTCaatgtgaaaaaataaaaccagTTGATTTTTATTCCAAGAAACAGAGTAATGAACCACTGTGCAGGTATGATTTGAAGAAcgatgataatttttttacacgTAACCATGAAGTAGAAGCTCAATCAGGTAGTATTGCTCACATGAATAGTACTTCCCATATGAGTAGTACCTCCCACATGAGTAATACTTCCCACACGAGTAATACTTCCCACACGAGTAATACTTCCCACACGAGTAATACTTCCCACACGAGTAATACTTCCCACACGAGTAATACTTCCCACACGAGTAGTACTTCCCACACGAGTAGTACTTCCCACACGAATGTTTCAAAAAGTGAGAGTGAAAGAAACTGCGGGAAGGATGAGAAGGCAAGGAAAAGTCAAGGCACAAGTGAAGCAAATAGCACGAGTGCAAACCAAAATGTAGATACAAATATTCCTCATAAAAACAACAgtaataaaattgttaaacatgatatatatgaagtgttaaatgaaattaatctggaaaacaataaaaaagaaatagaaaattttttaaattcatttttattatataaaaataaaaactcaACTAGTATAATAGGAAATTATATAAGTTTATATTTCTGTAATATACTAAGTGAAGAtttaaaagatttaaaatatacatattttgatGGGGTAAAATTATGTGTTAACACATTTTTTAGTGCTCTAAAGGAGTTAGACGAAGATCAATTATCAAAAAtgacaaatatttatttagaggaatattttttaaaaatatttcgaattttaaaaacacaTAACATAAATTTCCAATTTGATAACATAGAGATAGAgaatatgaaattattatatgtgtacaACATATTAGGGTTAGTTAGAAATGCAggtaaaagaacaaaaaaggaaaatataaaaaagtttttatatcaatatatatgtgtagaAAATAAGGATCTAGCTCAATTAAAAAGTAGtaacaaaatgaaattcttatcaaatataataaaaaatggggTAACAACTCGTATGCACATGTTAGTTACATTGTCTTATGACATGTGTTCATTTAATACCGTTTCGTCCGATTGTattacaaaaacaaaatttaaaaatataaatctgGAATTCATATTTGAAAATCAATTGGAAAATCCTTTTTTCTCGTTACATTCCCCCGATTCTATTGATTTGAAATCATCGGGATGGTATCTGGTTGACGTGAATCAAATATTAAACGGAAATTTACCGTACGAATGA